GCAACCCGCTGCGCATCCTGGACAGCAAGAATCCGGACCTGGCCGCGCTGATCGCCGCCGCGCCGAGCCTGCCCGAGCACCTGGATGCCGACTCGCGGGCGCACTTCGAGCGCCTGTGTGCACTGCTGGATGCACTCGGCGTGGCCTACACGGTCAACCCGCGCCTGGTGCGCGGCCTGGATTACTACGGCCGCACGGTGTTCGAGTGGGTCACCGATGCGCTGGGCGCGCAGGGTACGGTCTGCGCCGGTGGCCGCTACGACACGCTGGTCGAACAGCTCGGCGGGCGCCCGACGCCGGCCATCGGCTTTGCGCTGGGTCTGGAGCGCCTGCTCGATCTGCTGGCCGCCAGCGGCATCGATCCGGCCACGCCCCGCGAGATCTGGTACCTGGTTTCCGCGCCGGGCGCCTGCCGGGCGCAAGCCATGCTGCTCGCCCAGCAGCTGCGCGCGGCAGCGGATGCACCGACTGTCCTGCTGGACCACTCGGCCGGCAACTTCGGCAAGCAGGTCCAGCGCGCCGACAAGGCCGGCGCCCGGGTGGCGCTGATTCTGGGTGAGGACGAGCTGGCGGGCGGCACCATCACCGTGCGCATGCTGCGCGCCGCCGTGACGACCCAGGAAACCGTGCCCCGCGACACCATCCACGCCACCGTTACCCGCCTCGCCGCCCAGGAACGACCATGAGCACCGCCGACGCCGATCAGATCGAACACCTGCGCCGCCTGTGGGACCAGTACGGACGCCTGCTGACAGTCGTCATTGTGGCCGTGCTGGCCGGGCTGTTGGGCAAGCATTTTTACGGCAGTTATCAGCAGCGCCAGGCGACCGAGGCGGCGGCCCTGTTCGCCGCCTATCAGCAGCCACCGGCCGGGCAGACGGCCGACGCCCTGGCCGCGCAGTTGCGCGCGCAGTATCCGCGCACCAGCTACGCGAGCTTCGTCACCCTGGCGCAGGCCAAGCAGGCCGTCGAGGCAGGCAAGCTCGATGTCGCCGAGCAACACCTGCGCTGGGTGGTGGAACATGCCGGTGAGCCGACCGACCGGGCACTGGCCAGCCTGCGCCTGGCGCGCGTACTGCTGGACCAGGGCAAGGTACAGGCCGCGCAGGATGCCTTGGGCAAGGACATCCCCGCCACCTCGCCGGCCCTGGCCGAACTCAGGGGCGACATCGCCCGTGCCCAGGACCGACTGCAGGATGCGCGCCAGGCTTATCAGGAGGCGCTGGCCGGGTTGCCGCCAGAGTCCGGACAGGCAGCTCTGATCAAACTCAAGCTCGATGCGCTGGGCCAGCCATGATCCATACAACTCTTTCAATGCCGGTGCGCTTCCTGGCCATTGGCCTGCTGGCCACTGCGCTTGCGGCTTGTGGCACCGTGTCCAGTCTGGGCAAGGGGGCCGTGCGCGGGGTGAACCGGGCCGGCGAGTCCGTCGCCGGGCGCCTGACCGCCAGCGACAAGCCGGAAATCACGGCCGAGCTGCCGGAACTGACCGGCTCGATCACTGTCGAGGTGCTGGCCGAGCGCCGCATCACCGACGGCACGCCGGATGGCTATCCGAAACCCTGGCCGGCCTTCGATAGCGAGGTCGTCTACACACTCGGTGAGTCCCGGCGCCACCTGTTTGCCCACGCGCTGGCGGACGGCAAGCGCCTGTGGAAGGCCGGCCTCGAGGATGAGATCACCGGGGGCGTCGGTGTCGGCGACGGTCTGGTGCTGGTCGGCACGGCCAACGGCGAGCTGATCGCACTGGCGGCGACCGATGGCAAGGAACGCTGGCGCGTGCCGCTGGAAAGCGAGATTCTGGCGCCGCCGACGGCGCGTGATGGCGTGGTGGTGGTCGCCACCGGTGATGGCCACCTGTATGGCCTCAGCAGCGCCGACGGCGCCCGCAAATGGAGCATTGAGCGCGATGTGCCCACGCTGTCGCTGCGCGGCGGCAGCGCCCCGCTGACCACCCCGACGCTGGCCGTGCACGGCTTTGCCGACGGACATCTGGTGGCCGTCGACCTGCACACCGGCCGCGAGGCCTGGGACACGCCGATCGTGCAGCCGCGCGGGCGCACCGAGCTGGAACGCATGGTCGATGCCGACTGCCAGCCGGTCATCGAGGGCAGCGCGGTTTTCGCGGGCGCCTATCAGGGACGCGCCAGCGCCATCGAGCTGGCCACCGGCACGGTCGGCTGGGCGCGCGAGCTGTCGTGCGATACCGCCCTGGCGGCAGACAGCTTCAACGTCTACGGCGTTGACACCGACGACAAGATCAGCGCCTTCGATCAGCGCAGCGGCGCCGTCTACTGGGAGCAGGACGCGCTCAAGGGGCGCCACCTGACGGCCCCGGCGGTGGTGGGTGCTTACGTTGCAGTCGCCGACATCGAAGGCTATGTGCACTGGCTGAGGGCCGATGACGGTACGCTGGTCGGACGCACGCGGCCGACCAAGGATGCCTTCCTGCTGACGCCGTACGTGCGTGATGGCGTGGCCTACTTCCTGTCCGAAGGAGGGCGCCTGTATGCCCTGCGACCGGCCAACTGAGCACTGCCGTGACACCCGTAATCGCCCTGCTGGGTCGACCTAACGTCGGCAAGTCGACCCTGTTCAACCGCCTCACGCGCAGTCGCGACGCGCTGGTGGCGGACTTCCCTGGCGTCACCCGCGACCGCCTGGTCGGCGCCGGGCGCCTGGGCGAGCGCCCGTTCTGGGTGGTCGACACCGGCGGCATGCTGGGCGAGGACCCGGAACTGTCCGGCAAGGTCAGCGCCCAGGCGCTGATGGCGGCGCAGGAGGCCGACGCGGTGATCCTGGTGGTCGATGGCCGTGGCGGTCTGACCGCCGACGATCGCAGCATTGCCAACACCCTGCGCGGCCTCGGCCAGCCGGTGTGGTTGGCGGTCAACAAGGCCGAGCATCTGGATACCGAGCTGGTACGCGCCGATTTTTTCGAGCTCGGCCTGGGTGATCCGTGGCCGATCTCCTCCAGCCACGGCCATGGCGTGGCCGACCTGCTGGAGACCGTGCTGGCGGGTTTTCCGGACGACGAGCCGGCGGCCGCGGAAGAAGCCGACCCGCGGCCGGTGTTTGCCGTCGTCGGCCGACCCAACGCCGGCAAATCCACGTTGATCAACCGCCTGCTCGGTGAGCAGCGGCTGATCGAAAGCCCGCTGCCGGGCACCACCCGCGACTGCGTGCGCGTGCCGGTGGTGCTGGACGGGCGCGAATGCGTGCTGCTGGACACCGCCGGCCTGCGGCGCAAGGCGCAGGTGCACGAGGCGATCGAAAAATTCAGCGTCATCAAGACCCTGCAGGCCATCGACCAGGCGCAGGTGGTGATCCTGATGCTGGACGGGGAACTGGGCGTCGGCGAGCAGGACGCGCACATCGCCGGCCAGGCGCTGCAGCGCGGGCGCGGCCTGGTGCTGGCGGTGAACAAATCCGACACGCTGGACGACGCCGCGCGCAAGGCGCTGCGGATGGAGGTGAGGCGCCGGCTGCCGTTCGTCGAGTTCGCGCCGATCGAGTTCATCAGCGCCAAAAACGGCCGCGGCGTGAAAGCCCTCACCAAGGCCGCGTTTGCCGTGCAGCACAGCGCACTGGCGCGCACGCCCACCTCGGAACTGACGCGCCTGCTCGAGACCATCGTCGCTGCCAACCCGCCGCCGATGGCCGCCGGCCGTCGCGCCAAGTTGCGCTATGCCCACCAGGGCGGCCATGCGCCGCCGACCATCGTCATCCATGGCACGCAGGTGGACAAGCTGCCGCCCAACTACCTGCGCTATCTGGAAAACAGCTTTCGCGAGGCGCTGGGCCTGGTTGGTACGCCGGTACGCATCGTCACCAAGCAGGGCGAGAACCCCTACGCCGGGCGCGTGAACGCGCTCACCCCCAGTCAGCTGGAGCGCAAGCACCGCGCCCGCCGCCGCGGGCGCAAATTGTTCGGCGACTGAGCGCGCGGCTCGTCATCGCGCCGGCGCGCCAGTCGGGCCGGCCTCAGCTGACCCCATCCCCCGCATACAGCGCTGCCGCCTCACGCAGCCGGGATGAAACCTCGGCGCGCAGCAACGGCGGCTCCAGCACCTCCACCTGCGGCCCGTAGCGCAGGATGTCCAGGATCAGCTCGGTCGGGTCGCCGTAGGGCACCACCAGTTCGTAGCGGCCATCCTCCAGCCAGCGCCCAAACTGCGCCGGATGCCAGCGCTCGGCCGCCACCCAGCGCGCCCGACTGGCGGCAAAGCGCAGCACCGCCCGCTGCGCCGCCGGTCCGGCGAAAATGCCGTAGGCGGCCCCGAAGTGCGCGTCCAGTTCCGCCTGGGGAATGTCCTGCGCCGGATCATCGGTGGTCTGCAGGGCCTCGATGGCGTCGATTGCAA
This Immundisolibacter cernigliae DNA region includes the following protein-coding sequences:
- the hisS gene encoding histidine--tRNA ligase, whose amino-acid sequence is MVAKLQAVRGMNDLLPADSPRWRGAEQRLQAVLARYGYEEIRLPLVEPTELFARTIGEVTDIVEKEMYTFQDRNGDSLTLRPEGTAGVVRAGIEHGLFQGQLLRLWYQGPMFRHERPQRGRYRQFHQIGAECFGSAEPELDAELIAMTAQFWRELGLSGLRLELNSLGSREARAAYRERLQAYFRDHQAALDADSLRRLDSNPLRILDSKNPDLAALIAAAPSLPEHLDADSRAHFERLCALLDALGVAYTVNPRLVRGLDYYGRTVFEWVTDALGAQGTVCAGGRYDTLVEQLGGRPTPAIGFALGLERLLDLLAASGIDPATPREIWYLVSAPGACRAQAMLLAQQLRAAADAPTVLLDHSAGNFGKQVQRADKAGARVALILGEDELAGGTITVRMLRAAVTTQETVPRDTIHATVTRLAAQERP
- a CDS encoding YfgM family protein encodes the protein MSTADADQIEHLRRLWDQYGRLLTVVIVAVLAGLLGKHFYGSYQQRQATEAAALFAAYQQPPAGQTADALAAQLRAQYPRTSYASFVTLAQAKQAVEAGKLDVAEQHLRWVVEHAGEPTDRALASLRLARVLLDQGKVQAAQDALGKDIPATSPALAELRGDIARAQDRLQDARQAYQEALAGLPPESGQAALIKLKLDALGQP
- the bamB gene encoding outer membrane protein assembly factor BamB, whose translation is MPVRFLAIGLLATALAACGTVSSLGKGAVRGVNRAGESVAGRLTASDKPEITAELPELTGSITVEVLAERRITDGTPDGYPKPWPAFDSEVVYTLGESRRHLFAHALADGKRLWKAGLEDEITGGVGVGDGLVLVGTANGELIALAATDGKERWRVPLESEILAPPTARDGVVVVATGDGHLYGLSSADGARKWSIERDVPTLSLRGGSAPLTTPTLAVHGFADGHLVAVDLHTGREAWDTPIVQPRGRTELERMVDADCQPVIEGSAVFAGAYQGRASAIELATGTVGWARELSCDTALAADSFNVYGVDTDDKISAFDQRSGAVYWEQDALKGRHLTAPAVVGAYVAVADIEGYVHWLRADDGTLVGRTRPTKDAFLLTPYVRDGVAYFLSEGGRLYALRPAN
- the der gene encoding ribosome biogenesis GTPase Der, which gives rise to MTPVIALLGRPNVGKSTLFNRLTRSRDALVADFPGVTRDRLVGAGRLGERPFWVVDTGGMLGEDPELSGKVSAQALMAAQEADAVILVVDGRGGLTADDRSIANTLRGLGQPVWLAVNKAEHLDTELVRADFFELGLGDPWPISSSHGHGVADLLETVLAGFPDDEPAAAEEADPRPVFAVVGRPNAGKSTLINRLLGEQRLIESPLPGTTRDCVRVPVVLDGRECVLLDTAGLRRKAQVHEAIEKFSVIKTLQAIDQAQVVILMLDGELGVGEQDAHIAGQALQRGRGLVLAVNKSDTLDDAARKALRMEVRRRLPFVEFAPIEFISAKNGRGVKALTKAAFAVQHSALARTPTSELTRLLETIVAANPPPMAAGRRAKLRYAHQGGHAPPTIVIHGTQVDKLPPNYLRYLENSFREALGLVGTPVRIVTKQGENPYAGRVNALTPSQLERKHRARRRGRKLFGD